One window from the genome of Artemia franciscana chromosome 12, ASM3288406v1, whole genome shotgun sequence encodes:
- the LOC136033440 gene encoding uncharacterized protein LOC136033440, with protein MIDYVIISKRWRSLVKNCRTYRSAEIGNADHRLVCADLRLRLHAQRSERKPVAVDIGKLKEPDTRQRYSIEISNRFEALGSLNSSEDLWKHFKLQTSEAAQLVLGKRSYPKKSWLTNETLQVIEQRRKARLLGDMTTHQRLNGVRNRLIHQDRTQFVARKADEIELAAKKRDMGSLFKHLRDLTENKTPTLGPVLSRDGALLSDEGYCLERWKTTSVRSSTILVRLRLLMIVPANLERPGTDVPPDEPFGLSEIGHAVKRLKNNKAAGICGLNSELLKYGGPAILLFLHTLFSTIWQTDIIPEDWRKGVMIPLWKRKGSRSDFSNFRGITLLSVPGKLFSMVLLDRCRASFKKSGDRSKLVLCRIVQPSSRFSRFDK; from the coding sequence ATGATTGACTACGTCATTATTTCCAAACGCTGGAGATCATTGGTGAAGAACtgcagaacttacagatcaGCAGAGATTGGAAACGCAGACCATAGGCTTGTGTGCGCTGATCTTCGGCTTCGCCTCCATGCACAACGATCGGAAAGAAAACCCGTCGCTGTAGATATTGGGAAACTAAAGGAACCAGATACTCGCCAGAGGTACAGTATCGAGATATCAAATCGCTTCGAGGCCCTTGGCTCACTTAATAGCAGCGAAGATCTctggaagcattttaaattgcagaccagcgaagcagcacaactagtgcttggcaagaggagttatccaaagaaatcgtggctaactaatgaaacactgcaaGTCATAGAGCAAAGACGGAAGGCAAGACTTCTTGGGGACATGACCACACATCAGAGGCTCAATGGAGTGCGGAACAGACTCATTCACCAGGATAGAACCCAGTTTGTTGCAAGGAAAGCCGATGAAATTGAGCTAGCTGCAAAAAAGAGAGACATGGGCAGCCTATTCAAGCATCTCCGAGacctcactgaaaataaaactcccaccttgGGTCCCGTCCTGTCCAGGGATGGTGCACTTCTTTCTGACGAAGGTTATTGTCTTGAGCGGTGGAAGACCACTTCTGTTCGCTCCTCAACAATACTGGTCCGTCTGCGCCTCCTAATGATAGTCCCAGCCAACCTTGAAAGACCTGGAACAGATGTTCCTCCAGATGAGCCTTTCGGCCTCTCAGAAATTGGACATGCAGTAAAAagactcaagaataataaagctgctggtatctgtggcttaaactcagagctgctaaaatatggaggtCCTGCAATACTCCTGTTTCTACACACCCTGTTCTCTACAATCTGGCAAACAGACATAATTCCCGAGGATTGGCGGAAGGGTGTCATGatccccttatggaagagaaAAGGCTCAAGAAGCGACTTCTCCAACTTCCGgggaataaccctactgtcagtccctggcaaactgttttcaatggtcctgctggatcGATGTCGAGCATCATTCAAAAAATCCGGCGACcggagcaagctggttttatgtcggatcgttcaaccatcgagcagattttcacgattcgacaaatag